A stretch of DNA from Oxyura jamaicensis isolate SHBP4307 breed ruddy duck unplaced genomic scaffold, BPBGC_Ojam_1.0 oxyUn_random_OJ87621, whole genome shotgun sequence:
GGAAGTAAAATTGCAAAAGCGATTATTGGGACCACCGCAGGAGTAGGTAAGTGGCTGGCCCCTGGCTTGGCCATGGAGGACCCATGTCATGGGGTGGGTGAGCAGAGCTCGGGGGCAAGCGCTGCCCTGTGCCTGGGCTGGGCACCCGGTGATGCTTCATCCAGGCTCTGGTGTGCTGGGGAACCTGTCACCAGCCACTGCCGCAGCCCTGCATacctttccccttctccctgggGATGGGGCGTCCCGACCCTGTGTCCCACAGCCCTCGCTCTTTGCTCTGACACCCCATCTTCTTGGGATGGGACCTGGCATGTGGGTAGCAGATGTGtcgctgtccctgctgcaggactggCGCTCTACGGTGTCCCGGCATGTGTCTCTGCGCTGGGGTTTACGGCGGCCGGCATCGCCGCAGGGTCCATAGCTGCCAAGATGATGTCGGCGGCTGCCATAGCCAACAACGGAGGAGTGGCTGCCGGCAGCATCGTGGCCGTGCTGCAGTCGGTCGGTGAGTGGtggggtgctgagctgtgctgggaccATGCCTGGAGGGTTGCACATGCAGGAGTGACGGGGTTGTGAAATCAGCTTGATGCAGAGCCTGTGCCCTTCAGCGCATCCTTGGGTTCATCAACCCAAACCTGCAGGGAGGGGATAAATCCTTGGTGTAGCGGGAAGAGTCAGGACATGCTGGGATACAGGACCCCATGCTGAAGACATCTGAAGACATCTGCTCTTCTACCAGGTGCAGGGCCGTGCTCGGGGAGCAGAGCCCCTGCACAGTGGTGCACAGGCATGGGTCAGGAGAAGTCCTCGCTTCTCTCTGTCCTGTGCTCTGTCCCGCAGCAGTGAGCACCGATGGGCCCAGGCCTCATGCCTCTTTCTGTCCTTGCAGGAGCCGCGGGACTCCCTGTTGCTGCCAAAATTGGGCTGTCCTCAACCCTGGGGTGGCTCGGTGGTCAAGTTGGAGC
This window harbors:
- the LOC118160098 gene encoding interferon alpha-inducible protein 27-like protein 2 isoform X2; the encoded protein is MTSEIAKVIIGTTAGVGLALYGVPACVSALGFTAAGIAAGSIAAKMMSAAAIANNGGVAAGSIVAVLQSVGAAGLPVAAKIGLSSTLGWLGGQVGALFF
- the LOC118160098 gene encoding interferon alpha-inducible protein 27-like protein 2A isoform X1, with product MGSKIAKAIIGTTAGVGLALYGVPACVSALGFTAAGIAAGSIAAKMMSAAAIANNGGVAAGSIVAVLQSVGAAGLPVAAKIGLSSTLGWLGGQVGALFF